A genome region from Ralstonia solanacearum K60 includes the following:
- the msrB gene encoding peptide-methionine (R)-S-oxide reductase MsrB — translation MTAQKTDAEWRDQLSDIEYRVTREAATERPFTGRYWDHWERGVYHCVCCGTPLFESSTKFDAGCGWPSYFAPINGEVIAEKTDASHGMVRIEVQCKQCGAHLGHVFEDGPAPTGLRYCINSAALKFDD, via the coding sequence ATGACCGCCCAGAAAACCGACGCCGAATGGCGCGACCAGCTCTCCGACATCGAATACCGCGTCACCCGCGAGGCCGCCACCGAGCGCCCCTTCACCGGCCGGTACTGGGACCACTGGGAGCGCGGCGTCTACCACTGCGTCTGCTGCGGCACACCGCTCTTCGAGTCGTCGACCAAGTTCGACGCCGGCTGCGGCTGGCCGAGCTACTTCGCCCCCATCAACGGCGAGGTGATCGCCGAGAAAACCGACGCCTCGCACGGCATGGTGCGGATCGAGGTGCAGTGCAAGCAGTGCGGCGCGCACCTGGGCCATGTATTCGAAGACGGGCCCGCGCCGACCGGTCTGCGGTATTGCATCAACTCGGCTGCGCTAAAATTCGACGATTGA
- a CDS encoding protein adenylyltransferase SelO produces the protein MPSSPAVQPDDSLASPFDWPGRPHAAPGFARLGERFLTRLPPLPMPASPYLVGFSPEAAAPLGLSHAGLDTPAGLDVFVGNAIAAWSDPLATVYSGHQFGVWAGQLGDGRALLLAELQTADGPCEVQLKGAGLTPYSRMGDGRAVLRSSIREFLCSEAMAGLGIPTTRALCVIGADAPVRREAIETAAVVTRLAPSFVRFGHFEHFAANEKLPELRALADFVIDRFYPACRAEAQPYLALLREVARRTAELIAQWQAVGFCHGVMNTDNMSILGLTLDYGPFGFLDGFDANHICNHSDTGGRYAYAQQPQIAYWNLFCLAQALLPLFGSRSDNDGAAFVDLSDETQAQPAIDAAQAALLVYRDTYGAAFYARYRAKLGLTQAHDGDEALFGDLFKLLHTQRADYTLFFRHLADVRRDDTPADAQARTVRDVFFDRDSADAWLADYRRRLQAEPLPDDARAEAMRRVNPKYVLRNHLAEIAIRRAKEKDFSEVEHLRTVLARPFDDHPGFERYAGPAPDWAASLEVSCSS, from the coding sequence ATGCCTTCTTCTCCTGCCGTCCAGCCTGACGATTCCCTTGCGAGCCCATTCGACTGGCCGGGTCGCCCGCACGCGGCCCCCGGCTTCGCCCGCCTTGGCGAGCGCTTCCTGACCCGCCTGCCTCCGCTGCCGATGCCGGCCTCGCCCTACCTGGTGGGCTTCTCGCCGGAGGCCGCCGCGCCCCTGGGCCTGTCGCACGCCGGGCTCGATACGCCGGCCGGCCTGGATGTCTTCGTCGGCAACGCCATCGCCGCGTGGAGCGACCCGCTCGCCACCGTCTATTCGGGCCACCAGTTCGGTGTCTGGGCCGGCCAGTTGGGGGATGGCCGCGCGCTGCTGCTGGCCGAGCTGCAGACCGCCGACGGCCCCTGCGAAGTGCAGCTCAAGGGCGCCGGCCTCACGCCCTACTCGCGCATGGGCGACGGCCGCGCCGTGCTGCGCTCGTCGATCCGCGAGTTCCTGTGCTCGGAGGCCATGGCCGGGCTGGGCATCCCGACCACGCGCGCGCTGTGCGTGATCGGCGCCGACGCCCCGGTGCGCCGCGAAGCCATCGAAACCGCCGCCGTGGTCACGCGCCTGGCGCCCTCGTTCGTGCGCTTCGGCCATTTCGAGCACTTCGCCGCCAACGAGAAGCTGCCCGAACTGCGCGCACTGGCCGATTTCGTCATCGACCGCTTTTACCCGGCCTGCCGCGCCGAAGCCCAACCCTACCTGGCCCTGCTGCGCGAGGTCGCCCGCCGCACCGCCGAGCTGATCGCGCAATGGCAGGCCGTCGGCTTCTGCCACGGCGTGATGAACACCGACAACATGTCGATCCTCGGCCTCACGCTCGACTACGGCCCCTTCGGTTTCCTGGACGGTTTCGACGCCAACCACATCTGCAACCACTCGGACACCGGCGGCCGCTACGCCTACGCCCAGCAGCCGCAGATCGCCTACTGGAACCTGTTCTGCCTGGCGCAGGCACTGCTGCCGCTGTTCGGCAGCCGCAGTGACAACGACGGCGCCGCCTTCGTCGACCTGAGCGACGAGACCCAGGCCCAACCAGCCATCGATGCCGCGCAAGCGGCGCTGCTGGTCTACCGCGACACCTACGGCGCCGCCTTCTACGCCCGCTATCGCGCCAAGCTCGGCCTGACGCAGGCGCACGACGGCGACGAAGCGCTGTTCGGCGATCTCTTCAAGCTGCTGCACACCCAGCGCGCGGACTACACCCTGTTCTTCCGCCACCTCGCCGACGTGCGCCGCGACGATACGCCCGCCGACGCGCAGGCCCGCACCGTGCGCGACGTTTTCTTCGACCGCGACAGCGCCGACGCCTGGCTGGCCGACTACCGCCGGCGCCTGCAGGCCGAACCGCTGCCCGACGATGCGCGCGCCGAGGCCATGCGGCGCGTCAATCCCAAGTACGTGCTGCGCAACCACCTGGCCGAGATCGCCATCCGCCGCGCCAAGGAGAAGGACTTCTCCGAAGTCGAGCACCTGCGCACCGTGCTGGCCCGCCCCTTCGATGACCACCCCGGCTTCGAGCGCTACGCCGGGCCGGCGCCGGACTGGGCCGCCTCGCTCGAGGTGAGCTGCTCGTCCTGA